One genomic segment of Chelonia mydas isolate rCheMyd1 chromosome 1, rCheMyd1.pri.v2, whole genome shotgun sequence includes these proteins:
- the LOC102947558 gene encoding olfactory receptor 52E2: MSDSNITDFTNPSTFILLGVPGLEVAHVWISIPFCTMYALAVLGNFTILFIVMMEPSLHGPMYYFLCMLAVTDLVLSTSILPKTLSIFWFNSREIDFSACLTQMYFIHCFLLMDSGILVAMALDRYVAICDPLRHSTTLTNSVVANIGLAVVLRSGMLVLPYVLLARRWPYCRTNIIPHTHCEHMAVVKLACADTRVSSYYGLFVIFCVISLDVFFIAMSYSQILRAIFSLPTRDTRLKTFGTCGSHLCAILVFYIPGLFSSLTYRFGQSVPLHFHVLMANVYLLVPPMLNPIIYGVKTKQIQDRLLQLFTHKGT; this comes from the coding sequence atgtcagattccaacataaccgacttcaccaacccctccacctttaTTCTACTTGGTGTTCCTGGCCTGGAGGtggcccatgtctggatctccatccccttctgtacCATGTATGCTTTAGCcgtcttggggaacttcaccatcctgttcattgtgATGATGGAGCcgagcctccatgggcccatgtactatttcctctgtaTGTTGGCTGTCACTGACCTTGTCCTGTCCACATCCATCCTGCCCAAAacactgagcatcttctggttcaattccagggaaatcgatttcagtgcctgcctcacccagatgtacttcattcactgcttctTACTCATGGACTCTGGCATCCTTGTGGCCATGGCTTTGGATCGTTATGTGGCCATCTGTGaccccctgagacattccaccacctTGACAAACTCTGTGGTGGCCAACATTggcctggccgtggtgctgcgCAGCGGCATGCTTGTTCTGCCCTATGTCCTCCTGGCGAGgcggtggccatattgcagaactaACATCATTCCTCACACGCACTGTGAGCACATGGCTGTAGTGAAGCTGGCCTGCGCCGACACCCGTGTCAGTAGTTACTACGGCCTCTTTGTGATATTCTGTGTGATCAGTCTGGATGTATTTTTTATTGCCATGTCCTAtagccagatcctcagggccatcttcagcctccctaCAAGGGATACCCGACTCAAGACTTTTGGGACTTgtggctcccacctctgtgccatcTTAGTCTTTTACATCCCtggtctcttctcctccctcacgTACCGGTTTGGCCAGAGTGTACCCCTGCATTTCCACGTTCTCATGGCCAATGTCTAcctcctggtgccccccatgctaaaccccatcatctacggggTGAAGACCAAGCAGATCCAGGACAGGCTACTCCAGCTGTTTACTCATAAAGGGACCTAA
- the LOC102947793 gene encoding olfactory receptor 52R1, translated as MSDSNTTDFTNPSTFNLLGIPGLEAAHVWISIPFCALYVIAVLGNFTILFIVKREPSLHGPMYYFLCMLAVTDLVLSTSTLPKTLSIFWFNSREISFSACLTQMYFIQCFSTMESGIFMAMALDRYVAICDPLRHSTILTNTVVAKIGLAVLLRGCMLVLPYPFLARQWPYCRTNIIPHTYCEHIAVVKLACADIRVSSYYSLSVAFFVIGLDVFFIVVSYTQILRVIFSLPTKDTRLKTLGTCSSHLGVILAFYTPALFSFLTQRFVHNVALHFHILFANVYLLVPPMLNPIIYGVRTKQIQDRVLRLFTHKGT; from the coding sequence atgtcagattccaacacaaccgacttcaccaacccctccaccttcaacctgctgggcattcctggcctggaggcagcccatgtctggatctccatccccttctgtgccTTGTATGTCATAGctgtcttggggaacttcaccatcctgttcattgtgAAGAGGGAGCcaagcctccatgggcccatgtactatttcctctgcatgctggctgtcaccgACCTGGTCCTGTCCACCTCCACCCTGCCCAAAacactgagcatcttctggttcaattccagggagatcagtttcagtgcctgcctcacccagatgtacttcattcaGTGCTTCTCAACGATGGAGTCTGGAATCTTCATGGCCATGGCTTtggatcgctacgtggccatctgtgatcccctgagacattccaccatcctgacaaacaCTGTGGTGGCCAAGATTGGTCTGGCCGTGCTGCTGCGTGGTTGCATGCTTGTACTGCCCTATCCCTTCCTGGCCAGacagtggccatattgcagaactaACATCATCCCCCACACGTACTGTGAGCACATAGCTGTGGTGAAACTGGCCTGCGCCGACATCCGTGTCAGTAGTTACTACAGCCTCTCTGTGGCATTCTTTGTGATCGGTCTGGATGTGTTTTTTATTGTAGTGTCCTATACCCAGATCCTCAGGgtcatcttcagcctccccacaaaggacacCCGGCTCAAGACTTTGGGGACTTGCAGCTCCCACCTCGGTGTCATCTTAGCCTTTTACACTccagctctcttctccttcctcacacAAAGGTTTGTTCACAATGTGGCCCTGCATTTCCACATTCTCTTTGCTAACGTGTAcctcctggtgccccccatgctaaaccccatcatctacggggtgaggaccaaacagatccAGGACAGGGTGCTCAGGCTCTTTACTCATAAAGGGACCTAA